A segment of the Candidatus Eisenbacteria bacterium genome:
TGCATGACGAGTGCGGGCGCGTCGGGCCGCAGCGCGCGCAGCAGTTCGGGATCGCGCTCGAAGTGTTCGAGCCGCACTTCGAACGTGACGAGCTCCGACCAGGCGTCGCGAATTCGATCGATGATGCGTTCGACGAGCCCCGACAGCGTCGCCTCTTCGAGCCCGGTGAGCGCTCGTAGTTCGGTCGGCGAGTCTCCCGAGCCGCCGAACAGTCGCTCGACCATTATGAGCGCCAGTGGCGGATCGAAGTCGAGCAGTGCGCGATCGGTCGGCGCAGCACCGGTCGAAAACACGAACGTTGCGCACGGGTTGCCGAGCGCTTCGGCCGCGTCCGCGAAACCCAGGATCTCGACCGCCTTCGTGACGACTTCGGCACGGGTGCGAAGTCGCGGGGTGAGAAAGTCGGCGAGCCCGCCGGCAATGGTGGCCGCGACCGCATCGATTCGCGCCCGCCGCGCCCGCGACAGGCGCGGCGGATTCGCGAAGTCGAGGGGCGCGATCTCTTCCGAGACCGGCCCCACTCCGGGCCCCTCGCCCCGGAGCAAACGATCGATGTCACGCTGAGTCAGACGCTCGGCCATGGCGCGCCCCTACTGAATGACGAACTGCGGGAGATAGACCTTGAACCTGGTCTTCTTGCCGGCGATCGGCTGGACCGCATTGGAGATCAGACGCTTGAGCGAATCGCGAGCACCCGGCTGGGCGAGCTGCTCGAGCGTGCGGGCCTCGAGCTGTGCGATCACCAGATCGCGGATCTCGACATCGTGGCCGCGGAAGCGCTCCTCGGCCTTGGGATCCTTGAATTCGAACGCGACCGACACCAGCAGGAAGCGCGAGCCCTGAGACCCGGCGGGATTGAGAATGATGTTCTCGAGCTTGAAGACCGGTCCCTTTTCGGGACCCTCGCCTTCCTTGCCGTGGGCGCCCTTCTTGTCCTTCGAGTCGTGCGTCGACTCCTCGTCTTCGCTTTCCTCGTCGCCTTCTTCGCCCTCGGCGTGAGCCGCCGGCTTGACCGGCGCGGGAATCAGGCGCGGTCCGACCACGAACACGCCGGTGCCTCCGCCCACGACGAACGCGACCAGCGTGACCACCAGCAGGATCACGAGCGACGGACCGGGCTTGGCCGGCGCCTTCGCCGACTCGCCCTTGGCAGCGTCGGGCTTGGCAGCGTCGCCCTTCGATTCAGCAGCGGGACCGCTCATGCGACCTCTCCGTGGTGAGCGCGCGTGGCGCCGTGATGCGAGGCGCGTCCTGCGCCCCGTCCTCGGAGTGATCAACCGCAACGCGCGTGCCACGGAGCTGCACGTGCGGACTGCGATGAGGTGTGCTTGCGGCGATGCGGCAGATACAAGCGAAAAGGGAACTTCGCTCGCGAACGGCAAGCACGGCCTCGACTCGCGACTCGGACACGGCACGAAGGTCCGGACGAATGTTCCGGGTGCCTGCGGACGAGAGGGCCGGCGACTGGAAGATCGGACCGCTGGCGGAGAATTGTTCCGGATGAGCGCCGGAGTCTCGAGCGGACTTCACGGCCGGCTCGAGCCTCGCTCTAAAGGCGACGCGCCCGAAGCTTTCGCCCCGGGCGCGCGCCACCTCGACTCACTCGGCGCCTAAGCGCCGAGCGCTTCACTACCGCCGCAGATTCACCAGCTCGTTCAGCAGCTCGTCCGCGGTCGTGATGACGCGGGCGTTG
Coding sequences within it:
- a CDS encoding flagellar motor switch protein FliM; this encodes MAERLTQRDIDRLLRGEGPGVGPVSEEIAPLDFANPPRLSRARRARIDAVAATIAGGLADFLTPRLRTRAEVVTKAVEILGFADAAEALGNPCATFVFSTGAAPTDRALLDFDPPLALIMVERLFGGSGDSPTELRALTGLEEATLSGLVERIIDRIRDAWSELVTFEVRLEHFERDPELLRALRPDAPALVMHLEVSFGTTRGFMTLALPLGRLESALSGVDRDAPVRDSQAELLAHVREARVDLVARLPLTRIPARRFASLAIGDVLETSLAPDTPLELCVNGRALYEGLVGQVRQRFALRIARPISRTAGDDRSPASERSHS
- a CDS encoding flagellar basal body-associated FliL family protein — protein: MSGPAAESKGDAAKPDAAKGESAKAPAKPGPSLVILLVVTLVAFVVGGGTGVFVVGPRLIPAPVKPAAHAEGEEGDEESEDEESTHDSKDKKGAHGKEGEGPEKGPVFKLENIILNPAGSQGSRFLLVSVAFEFKDPKAEERFRGHDVEIRDLVIAQLEARTLEQLAQPGARDSLKRLISNAVQPIAGKKTRFKVYLPQFVIQ